The Spartobacteria bacterium genomic interval GTCGCGGTTCAGAATGGCTTCGATTTTATCCAGACTGCGTGCACCTTCCTGCTGTTCGAGTTCAAACAACATGGTGGCCCATCGGCGATGGTTTCGCCCGAGGGAATCGTTGTTGTCGTGGCGGGTGATGAGCTTGAACCCTGTGCGCTCGAAAAGGAAACGGAATTTATCGGGAGTGACGCCATTAAAGAGTCGGTGGTTGCTGTCGCGGTGGGTCTGTTCGTTGATTGTGGGGTCGGGTAGAGGAACGGACATTAGTAGACGTCCTTTGGGCTTCAGAATGGCGCGCAGGGCGTAAATGGAGTCAAAAAGCAGCTCTTCGGGCAGATGCATGAGTACGGCGGAGCATAAAATGCCGTCAAAATGGGCTTTTGAGACGGTTTTCAGATCGGGAAGCACGGCTACGTGCGTTTTCCCGCGTATTTGGGGGTATTTTATGTCGGCCTGTTCGAGCAATTCGGCGCAGGGATCAATGCCAATGGCATCGTATCCCATTTCCAGCAGGGTATTGAGGTCGCGTCCGGTGCCGCATCCGATGTCAATGATGCGATTTTTTCCGGCAAACGCCTGTTCAAAGAAGGCAGCGATCCCGCTTTGAGCAGTACCGTATCGTTCGGCCAGCTCACCGGCATGATTTTGATAATAATTCATCGTTTTTGAGTCCATGACTTATTCAACAGTACCCCAAAAAGGGTAGCAGAATCGCCCCCGCACGACGGAAAGAGCCAGAATGTGCCGAACCGGTTTTTCTTCAGGGGTATTGTCGCTGCTCATTGTTTATCTCCGGGCAGTTTTATCCGCTCATCAACGGTAAGTAAGTTCATTTGGTGAATGGCGATGCGGTTCAGCCGTTTCAATCGTTCCTGTTGCGGGAGCCCTTCGGCAATAAACAGGGCATTGAGATTTTCAAGATTGGAAAGGCAGACCAGTTGCGTGATATCCGCCTCGTCGCGCATATTGCCTTTTTTATCCGAATTTTCATCGCGCCACTGTGCTGCTGTTTTTCCGAATAGCGCCAGGTTGAGCACATCAGCCTCATTGGCATACACCATCGAGATTTGTTTGGCATCCAGCTCCGGCGGAACAAGGTGCAGCTGAATGGCATCGGTATGAATCCGATAGTTGATTTTAGCCAGATTTCTGCGGATATCCCAACCCAGTGTTTTCCGCTCCTCCTCCTTGAGTCGTTGAAACTCTTTGATGAGGTAGAGCTTGAACTCAACGGAAACCCACGATGCGAATTCGAAGGCGATATCTTTATGGGCATAGGTCCCTCCATACCGCCCTGCTTTTGAAGCAATTCCAACCGCACGAGTGAGCTCAACCCATTTCGTGGGCGTCATGACAAACGCATTGCTGCCGGAGGCGTTTTTAACCGCCTCGAATTCGACACGGTTAAAATCCGGATTATTCAGCAGTTCCCAGATCCCCAGAAACTCAACCGTCGAACGGGTTCGCATCCAGTTCTGAATGATGAACCGGGGATCATCCGCGTTCCGATGCTTTGCTATGTCGGTCAGGCAGATATAATCCTCTTCGTT includes:
- a CDS encoding KilA-N domain-containing protein, encoding MAKINVLSREVTITLLNEEDYICLTDIAKHRNADDPRFIIQNWMRTRSTVEFLGIWELLNNPDFNRVEFEAVKNASGSNAFVMTPTKWVELTRAVGIASKAGRYGGTYAHKDIAFEFASWVSVEFKLYLIKEFQRLKEEERKTLGWDIRRNLAKINYRIHTDAIQLHLVPPELDAKQISMVYANEADVLNLALFGKTAAQWRDENSDKKGNMRDEADITQLVCLSNLENLNALFIAEGLPQQERLKRLNRIAIHQMNLLTVDERIKLPGDKQ